A DNA window from Halostella litorea contains the following coding sequences:
- a CDS encoding DUF2892 domain-containing protein has translation MGFTAYYDDHEELVQTGLAVVLAIVAISSFRKGKRLRGLLAGLGAIGVSYRMQGESETLGETFDISSSETGSPGDESGEGELTCAACGEPIHVGQGRGPNENDEIVHDTCKQPSE, from the coding sequence ATGGGGTTCACAGCGTATTACGACGATCACGAGGAACTTGTCCAAACCGGTCTCGCGGTTGTGTTGGCGATTGTCGCGATCAGTTCCTTCCGGAAGGGGAAGCGATTGCGCGGGTTACTGGCGGGGCTCGGTGCTATCGGCGTCAGCTATCGGATGCAGGGCGAGTCCGAGACGTTGGGGGAGACTTTCGATATCAGTTCCTCCGAGACTGGTTCTCCGGGTGACGAATCCGGGGAAGGCGAATTGACCTGTGCTGCCTGTGGTGAACCGATCCACGTGGGGCAAGGGCGGGGTCCAAACGAGAACGACGAAATCGTCCACGATACCTGCAAGCAACCGTCTGAATAA
- a CDS encoding restriction endonuclease, which produces MDEYDFEELVADIWAERGWQTTVTTGSSDRGIDVIARKQSPFRQKQLIQAKRYAADNKIGSPDIQQYSSLKRQEDDVDAVIVITTSSFTSQAERTANDLNVKLIDGPDLADVIADLDSDGIVSAYFGDQTKTPRSSSATTTDKSEGSSTDQNSRASRSATSSTDATGSSTSADPSALPDRFEKDERTTKLGKSCPYCSSYRSIWKGKTANTDPLLVCEDCGTKWVKKTGIIASTKWNALGKDEKKTASEWKS; this is translated from the coding sequence ATGGACGAATACGACTTCGAGGAGTTGGTCGCTGACATCTGGGCGGAACGGGGCTGGCAGACAACCGTGACAACGGGCTCTAGCGACCGGGGGATCGACGTGATCGCCCGGAAACAGAGCCCGTTCAGGCAAAAACAGCTCATTCAAGCGAAGCGGTACGCCGCCGACAACAAGATCGGGAGTCCCGACATTCAGCAGTACAGCAGTCTCAAACGGCAGGAAGACGACGTCGATGCAGTCATCGTCATCACCACGAGTTCGTTTACGTCCCAGGCCGAGCGGACAGCGAACGACCTGAACGTGAAACTCATCGATGGCCCGGATCTCGCGGACGTGATTGCTGACCTCGATTCCGACGGGATCGTGTCTGCGTACTTTGGCGATCAGACGAAGACACCCCGTTCGAGTAGTGCCACTACGACAGACAAGTCTGAGGGGTCGTCCACAGACCAGAATTCACGCGCATCGCGGTCGGCCACTAGTAGCACGGACGCTACGGGAAGTAGTACATCGGCCGATCCGTCGGCGTTGCCCGACCGATTCGAGAAGGACGAACGGACGACCAAATTAGGAAAGAGCTGTCCGTACTGCAGCAGTTATAGATCGATCTGGAAGGGGAAAACCGCGAACACGGATCCACTGCTCGTCTGTGAAGACTGCGGGACGAAGTGGGTGAAGAAGACGGGGATCATCGCCTCGACGAAGTGGAATGCACTCGGCAAAGACGAGAAAAAGACGGCCTCGGAGTGGAAGAGCTGA